The following proteins come from a genomic window of Fontisubflavum oceani:
- a CDS encoding DUF4169 family protein, translating into MAAKKANADANAVKHGQSKAARLLQATRDEQARKLLDGHERESE; encoded by the coding sequence ATGGCGGCAAAAAAAGCCAATGCGGATGCGAATGCGGTCAAACACGGGCAAAGCAAAGCGGCTCGGCTGTTGCAGGCCACGCGGGATGAACAAGCGCGCAAATTGCTCGACGGGCATGAGCGGGAAAGCGAATGA
- a CDS encoding FadR/GntR family transcriptional regulator → MKIDPSSSADLSAQIAKAIRDAIIAGDLIVDARLPSEAELAEQFDVSRPTVREALKRLAAQSLIRTQRGAFGGAFVNRLSFEDAYSQQITTSTLLLSMNSVSFDTACEARFALERACAPLSAERRSADHLATMRAEIHRQSQPGLTDEAFCASDVAFHRALVDGAGNPVLSYQLAGAVEAMQPLMNMITFTARSREAIVALHTQITDAIEDQKGAKAAEGLTELEAYTKDLAQSVLAARARHANAAPQAPQ, encoded by the coding sequence ATGAAAATTGATCCAAGCAGCTCCGCCGATCTTTCGGCCCAAATCGCCAAAGCGATCCGCGATGCGATTATCGCTGGCGATCTGATCGTCGATGCACGCCTGCCGTCCGAGGCAGAACTGGCCGAGCAATTTGATGTCTCGCGACCCACCGTGCGTGAGGCCTTGAAGCGGCTGGCGGCGCAGTCGCTGATCCGAACCCAACGCGGGGCGTTTGGCGGCGCCTTCGTCAACAGGCTCTCCTTCGAGGATGCCTATAGCCAGCAGATCACCACCTCGACCCTGCTGCTCAGCATGAATTCCGTGAGCTTTGACACGGCATGCGAGGCGCGGTTTGCTTTGGAACGCGCCTGCGCGCCCCTGTCAGCCGAGCGCCGCAGTGCCGACCACTTGGCGACCATGCGGGCAGAGATTCACCGTCAATCGCAGCCCGGCCTGACGGATGAGGCGTTCTGCGCCTCCGATGTGGCGTTTCACCGGGCGCTGGTCGACGGCGCGGGTAACCCGGTGCTGAGCTATCAACTGGCCGGCGCGGTTGAGGCGATGCAGCCATTGATGAACATGATCACCTTCACCGCCCGCTCCCGCGAGGCGATCGTGGCGCTGCACACGCAGATCACCGATGCGATCGAAGACCAGAAGGGCGCAAAGGCGGCGGAGGGCCTGACCGAACTCGAAGCCTATACGAAGGACCTCGCACAATCAGTCCTTGCGGCGCGCGCGCGCCATGCAAATGCAGCGCCCCAAGCGCCGCAATAA
- a CDS encoding SspB family protein has product MVWALPSTGEDMSDTPPESIAYGRLMHRAMRGLIQTVLQDVADHGLPGEHHFFITFDTQHPDADLAAWLMERYPEEMTIVIQHWYDGLQVDDDGFSITLNFGDNPESMRVPFDAILTFVDPSVEFGLRFETNAKNDGPEDDPTPPDGSEESDDGEDSGAAQDAEVVSLDRFRKTH; this is encoded by the coding sequence ATGGTGTGGGCACTGCCGTCCACCGGGGAAGACATGTCAGACACACCGCCGGAGTCGATTGCCTATGGCCGCCTGATGCATCGCGCGATGCGCGGGCTGATTCAAACGGTATTGCAGGATGTGGCCGATCACGGTTTGCCGGGTGAGCACCATTTTTTCATCACCTTCGACACCCAGCATCCAGATGCCGATTTGGCCGCCTGGTTGATGGAGCGCTATCCCGAGGAAATGACCATCGTCATTCAGCATTGGTATGACGGCCTCCAGGTGGATGATGACGGGTTCTCGATCACGCTCAATTTCGGCGATAATCCCGAATCCATGCGCGTGCCCTTCGATGCGATCCTCACCTTTGTCGATCCCTCGGTCGAATTCGGGTTACGTTTTGAAACCAATGCGAAAAACGACGGGCCGGAAGATGATCCAACCCCACCGGACGGGTCCGAAGAGAGCGACGACGGCGAAGACTCCGGCGCTGCGCAAGACGCAGAAGTTGTAAGCTTGGATCGGTTCCGGAAAACCCATTGA
- a CDS encoding class I SAM-dependent methyltransferase produces MASDFRLFMTQLLKRPHQVVALAPSSEGLAREMAARVDPAAGPVIELGAGTGKITQAILDRGLPPEHLHSIEMNPVFCDRLQVAFPGLNVHHMSAGDLGDLPLENAQAVISGLPLLSMPVALQRSILTGTVAKLRPGQDYVQFTYGPKPPVTPVVREELGLSWEVSRKIWWNMPPARVYRFRQAEAATRAAE; encoded by the coding sequence ATGGCAAGCGATTTCCGACTGTTCATGACCCAGCTTCTGAAACGCCCGCATCAGGTCGTGGCCCTGGCCCCCTCTTCCGAAGGTCTGGCCCGAGAGATGGCCGCGCGGGTCGATCCAGCCGCCGGACCGGTGATCGAGCTAGGGGCCGGGACCGGCAAAATTACACAGGCGATTTTGGATCGTGGCCTGCCGCCTGAGCACCTGCACTCAATCGAAATGAACCCGGTGTTTTGTGATCGGCTTCAGGTGGCGTTTCCGGGGTTGAATGTCCATCACATGTCGGCGGGTGATCTTGGCGATTTGCCTCTCGAAAACGCGCAAGCTGTGATCTCTGGCCTGCCGCTGTTGTCGATGCCCGTGGCCTTGCAACGATCGATCCTGACCGGCACCGTCGCAAAACTCCGCCCGGGCCAAGACTATGTGCAATTCACCTATGGCCCGAAACCGCCCGTCACCCCGGTGGTACGGGAAGAGCTTGGATTGAGTTGGGAGGTCAGTCGCAAAATCTGGTGGAATATGCCGCCCGCGCGCGTCTACCGCTTTCGCCAAGCTGAGGCGGCCACCCGCGCGGCGGAGTGA
- a CDS encoding cryptochrome/photolyase family protein, whose protein sequence is MSPIIYWMRRDFRLADNPALVAACASGRPVIPVFILDEVVETHGAAPKWRLGLVVETFAESLAVQGSRLILRRGPALDVLRALIAETGADEVHWTRLYDPDSRARDEGVKAALKSDGIRAVSHAGHVLHEPWTVETGSGGFYRVYSPFWRAVREKDVGAALAPPRLTAPKSWPESDTLSGWQMGAAMQRGAQIVRPYLTLGETAARARLDHFVTKKIGAYKSKRDFLDQDATSGLSEPLAYGEISARACWRAGWAAMEAGAAGAEHFLKELIWRDFATHLVFHTPHITRANWREGWDSFPWREDNADAEAWRRGRTGLPVVDAAMRELYVTGRMHNRARMLVASYLTKHLMTHWKVGLDWFAECLVDWDPASNAMGWQWTAGSGPDAAPYFRIFNPSTQAEKFDPDGRYRRKWLAEISENPGAEARAYFDAIPRNWSMSPSDPYPSEPIVGLADGRARALAAYQARDF, encoded by the coding sequence ATGTCACCCATCATTTACTGGATGCGCCGGGATTTCCGGCTGGCCGACAATCCCGCGCTCGTCGCGGCCTGCGCGTCGGGCCGCCCGGTCATTCCAGTTTTCATTCTCGACGAGGTTGTTGAAACCCATGGCGCGGCGCCGAAATGGCGCTTGGGACTGGTCGTCGAAACGTTTGCGGAGTCTTTGGCCGTGCAGGGCAGCCGTCTGATCCTGCGGCGCGGGCCAGCCCTCGATGTTTTGCGGGCATTGATTGCGGAAACCGGCGCCGATGAGGTGCATTGGACCCGGCTCTATGATCCGGACAGCCGGGCGCGCGACGAAGGCGTGAAAGCCGCGCTGAAATCCGACGGTATCCGAGCGGTCAGCCATGCGGGCCATGTGCTGCACGAGCCCTGGACCGTCGAAACGGGCAGCGGCGGGTTCTACCGAGTCTATTCGCCGTTCTGGCGCGCGGTACGCGAAAAAGATGTCGGCGCCGCCCTCGCGCCGCCGCGCTTGACAGCGCCGAAGAGCTGGCCCGAAAGCGATACCTTGTCGGGATGGCAAATGGGCGCGGCGATGCAACGTGGGGCGCAAATTGTCCGGCCCTATCTGACGCTTGGCGAGACGGCGGCGCGGGCGCGACTGGATCACTTCGTGACGAAGAAAATCGGCGCTTATAAGTCAAAACGGGACTTTCTCGACCAAGACGCAACCTCGGGATTGAGCGAGCCGCTGGCCTATGGCGAGATCAGCGCGCGCGCCTGTTGGCGGGCCGGTTGGGCCGCAATGGAGGCCGGGGCCGCGGGTGCGGAGCACTTCCTGAAAGAGCTGATCTGGCGCGATTTTGCGACGCATTTGGTGTTTCATACCCCGCATATCACCCGCGCGAACTGGCGTGAGGGGTGGGACAGTTTTCCTTGGCGCGAGGACAATGCCGACGCGGAAGCCTGGCGGCGGGGGCGTACCGGCCTGCCGGTGGTCGATGCCGCGATGCGGGAGCTTTACGTCACCGGGCGGATGCACAATCGCGCGCGGATGTTGGTGGCCTCATATCTCACCAAACACCTGATGACCCATTGGAAGGTCGGGCTGGACTGGTTCGCAGAGTGCCTCGTCGATTGGGACCCGGCCTCAAACGCGATGGGCTGGCAATGGACGGCCGGTTCCGGCCCCGATGCCGCGCCATATTTTCGGATTTTCAACCCGTCGACGCAGGCGGAGAAATTCGATCCCGATGGGCGGTATCGCCGAAAATGGCTGGCCGAGATCAGTGAAAATCCCGGAGCCGAGGCACGCGCCTATTTCGATGCGATCCCGCGAAACTGGTCCATGTCGCCATCGGACCCGTATCCGTCTGAGCCGATTGTCGGACTGGCCGATGGACGCGCGCGGGCCCTAGCGGCCTATCAGGCGCGCGACTTTTGA
- a CDS encoding DinB family protein: MITPGWCQTMARYNAWQNQWMFQAADWLSEEERLRDRGAFFGSIHGTLAHLMWGDHLWIARFDGGPGPNPPKADSSGAIDWSTLFDWPEMMAERPQLDARIAAWTWSIDQSDLEGAFTWTSSASPEPLTRPRALCVMQMFNHQTHHRGQVHAMLTAAGAKTGVTDLPFMPEDIPEWH, encoded by the coding sequence ATGATCACGCCGGGCTGGTGTCAGACCATGGCGCGTTACAACGCCTGGCAGAACCAGTGGATGTTTCAGGCCGCCGACTGGCTGTCTGAAGAGGAACGGCTGCGCGACCGCGGCGCGTTCTTTGGCAGCATCCATGGGACACTCGCCCATCTCATGTGGGGGGACCATCTCTGGATTGCCCGGTTTGACGGCGGCCCAGGCCCGAACCCGCCGAAGGCGGACAGCAGTGGGGCCATTGATTGGTCGACGCTCTTTGACTGGCCCGAAATGATGGCCGAGCGGCCGCAATTGGATGCGCGGATCGCGGCTTGGACATGGTCCATCGACCAGAGTGATCTCGAGGGTGCGTTTACCTGGACCTCCAGCGCCAGCCCGGAGCCCCTCACACGACCCCGGGCGCTCTGCGTGATGCAGATGTTCAACCATCAGACCCACCACCGGGGCCAAGTCCATGCGATGCTGACCGCCGCAGGCGCCAAAACCGGCGTCACCGACTTGCCTTTCATGCCGGAGGATATACCGGAATGGCACTGA
- a CDS encoding DUF2182 domain-containing protein yields MGAAHWLALFAVILLAWGALYAMALPEELRATSRVYGAEFWAALCTLTPDAAGFLRITAMWMLMSAAMMAPTALPAFATYDDLSHSAETDFAALVGGYLTIWLGFSLGAAGLQFALYQSNLVSAFGDSRSTALSAMLLAMAGAYQFTPLKEACLSKCRQPLSFFMAHWEEGAFRNGLRLGAVCLGCCWALMLLGFVGGVMNLAFMGLATIIMVVEKLPDLGRWITKPLGLALLAASAWLAFGLG; encoded by the coding sequence ATGGGGGCGGCGCATTGGTTGGCGCTGTTTGCGGTGATCCTGTTGGCCTGGGGCGCGCTTTACGCAATGGCATTGCCGGAGGAACTGCGCGCGACGAGCCGGGTTTATGGCGCGGAGTTTTGGGCGGCGCTTTGCACGCTGACGCCGGATGCGGCCGGGTTTCTGCGGATCACCGCTATGTGGATGTTGATGTCGGCGGCGATGATGGCGCCGACTGCTTTGCCAGCCTTCGCGACCTATGACGATCTGAGCCACAGTGCCGAGACCGATTTTGCCGCTTTGGTCGGCGGCTATCTGACGATCTGGCTGGGCTTCTCGCTTGGCGCGGCGGGGCTGCAATTCGCGCTGTATCAGAGCAATTTGGTGAGCGCTTTCGGCGACAGCCGGTCGACGGCGCTTTCGGCGATGCTTCTGGCAATGGCGGGGGCGTATCAGTTTACACCGCTGAAAGAGGCCTGCCTGTCGAAATGCCGCCAACCGCTCAGCTTCTTCATGGCGCATTGGGAGGAGGGCGCATTCCGCAACGGTTTGCGCTTGGGCGCGGTTTGCCTTGGCTGTTGTTGGGCGCTGATGCTGCTTGGGTTTGTCGGTGGCGTGATGAACCTCGCGTTCATGGGGCTCGCCACGATCATCATGGTTGTCGAAAAGCTGCCCGATCTGGGCCGCTGGATCACCAAGCCGCTTGGCTTGGCATTGCTTGCGGCGTCGGCTTGGCTGGCGTTTGGTTTGGGTTGA
- a CDS encoding cytochrome P450: MIPPKPAARPDRVSLLRYLKLFRRDILSAQPQRLYRAWMAELRTPFFRSYLLNQPSLVQTVLKERPDDFPKSDRIGEGLRPLLGNSVFLTNGETWKRQRRIIDPAFEGGRLRDTFPAMWAAGEAAVARMGDGVVDVEPEMSHAAADVIFRTLFSIPIENEIAAQVFDEFRTYQRTQPILNAAAFLPLPRWMPRGHRAQTKASARVIRGLITRLTADRMEEIKVGRAPDDLATKIMTTADPQTSETFSTEEMVDQVAIFFLAGHETSASALGWTLFLLAMFPDWQERVAEEAAILDGPDFSVMSKLKLSRDVFREALRLYPPVPMMVRENACPETFRDRSIRKGSQMVISPWHLQRHERLWDNPDGFDPARWQTENGKTCMREAYIPFSAGSRVCTGAGFAMVEGPLLLSMLVKAFRFERMEGRDPVPVAYLTVRAKDGIWLRVRPRG; the protein is encoded by the coding sequence ATGATCCCGCCCAAACCGGCCGCGCGCCCGGATCGGGTGTCTCTTCTGCGGTACCTCAAGCTGTTCCGGCGTGACATTCTTTCGGCGCAGCCTCAGCGTCTCTATCGGGCCTGGATGGCCGAGTTGCGGACGCCGTTCTTCCGGTCTTACCTGCTGAACCAGCCCTCCTTGGTGCAAACGGTTCTGAAGGAACGCCCCGATGATTTTCCGAAATCGGATCGGATTGGCGAAGGGCTGCGCCCGCTTCTCGGAAACTCGGTCTTCCTGACCAATGGCGAGACCTGGAAGCGGCAGCGCCGGATCATCGACCCGGCTTTCGAAGGCGGACGGTTGCGTGACACGTTCCCGGCCATGTGGGCGGCAGGCGAGGCCGCCGTGGCGCGGATGGGAGACGGCGTCGTGGATGTCGAGCCAGAGATGAGCCACGCGGCGGCAGATGTGATTTTCCGCACGCTTTTCTCGATCCCGATTGAGAATGAGATTGCCGCTCAGGTGTTTGACGAGTTTCGCACCTATCAGAGGACGCAACCGATCTTAAACGCCGCCGCGTTTCTGCCTCTGCCACGCTGGATGCCGCGTGGGCATCGGGCGCAGACAAAGGCATCGGCGCGCGTGATCCGCGGGCTGATCACCCGGCTGACGGCGGACCGAATGGAGGAGATCAAAGTAGGCAGAGCGCCGGACGATCTTGCAACTAAAATCATGACCACGGCAGATCCACAGACCAGCGAGACCTTCTCGACCGAGGAGATGGTGGATCAGGTGGCGATCTTCTTTTTGGCGGGTCATGAGACGAGCGCCAGTGCCTTGGGGTGGACCTTGTTTCTTTTGGCGATGTTCCCGGATTGGCAGGAGCGCGTCGCCGAGGAAGCCGCGATTTTGGACGGCCCAGATTTCTCAGTTATGTCGAAGCTGAAGCTCAGCCGGGATGTGTTTCGGGAGGCATTGCGGCTCTATCCGCCGGTGCCGATGATGGTCCGCGAAAACGCCTGCCCTGAGACGTTTCGGGATCGGTCGATCCGCAAAGGGAGCCAGATGGTCATCTCGCCTTGGCATCTGCAGCGTCATGAGCGTCTTTGGGACAATCCCGACGGGTTCGATCCGGCCCGTTGGCAGACCGAGAATGGCAAAACATGTATGCGCGAGGCCTATATTCCCTTCTCTGCAGGCAGCCGGGTGTGTACGGGGGCAGGTTTTGCGATGGTTGAGGGGCCGCTTTTGCTGTCGATGTTGGTCAAGGCGTTTCGGTTCGAACGGATGGAGGGGCGCGATCCTGTGCCGGTAGCCTATCTCACTGTCCGAGCGAAAGATGGGATTTGGCTGCGCGTCCGTCCGCGAGGGTAA
- a CDS encoding DUF4345 family protein: protein MLGAATAVDFVNMAVAILTIGLGLMGWLAPRWTMDQLDMRSGPTNMAYTEVSAASGCLFVGLAGGALLLNEPLGWLVMGFAYAGAAIGRITSIFRDNAASRQSWTFFGCEAALASWLVLANI, encoded by the coding sequence ATGCTGGGCGCCGCAACCGCAGTAGATTTTGTCAACATGGCCGTTGCCATCCTGACCATTGGTCTGGGCCTGATGGGCTGGCTCGCGCCGCGCTGGACGATGGATCAGCTCGACATGCGCTCGGGGCCCACCAACATGGCTTATACAGAGGTTTCGGCGGCCTCGGGATGCCTTTTCGTCGGTCTCGCTGGCGGGGCGCTTTTGCTCAATGAACCGCTCGGCTGGCTGGTGATGGGATTTGCCTATGCCGGCGCCGCGATTGGTCGGATCACCTCGATTTTCCGCGACAATGCCGCCTCTCGGCAAAGCTGGACCTTCTTTGGTTGCGAGGCTGCTTTGGCCTCCTGGCTGGTCCTGGCCAACATCTGA
- a CDS encoding LysR substrate-binding domain-containing protein, whose translation MAKLHQIPPLAAIRVFEACARHENFTRAAAELGMTQASVSYQIKVLEERMGAPLFLRQPRKVALTEIGRQLATPTIEAFDKLRAAYGAGQDTLGRTLSISTLPSFASNWLAPRIGQFQMAHPDLAVRVESDPSNIDFAQSEIDLAIRYGDGAWPGLSAELLMPSEFTPMLSPELLERVGPELSPADLPNWPLIDPTDPFLAEWLRQAGVSAPDLSCRVGSQLGSQVTEARAAMAGQGVTMLTPRFFRYEFETGRLVQPFDLVASDGKGYWLIYPRARRNVPKIRAFRRWILAEAAADNERTAAGLSESSHHEAT comes from the coding sequence ATGGCTAAGCTTCATCAAATCCCCCCTTTGGCGGCGATCCGTGTGTTCGAAGCCTGTGCCCGGCACGAGAACTTCACCCGAGCCGCAGCGGAGCTTGGCATGACGCAGGCGTCGGTCAGCTATCAGATCAAGGTGCTCGAAGAGCGCATGGGCGCGCCGTTGTTTTTGCGGCAACCACGCAAGGTGGCGTTGACCGAGATTGGTCGCCAATTGGCCACGCCGACAATCGAGGCCTTCGACAAGCTGCGCGCGGCCTATGGGGCGGGGCAAGATACGCTTGGTCGGACCCTTTCGATCAGCACGTTGCCGTCTTTTGCCAGCAACTGGTTGGCACCGCGCATTGGTCAGTTTCAGATGGCGCATCCCGATCTTGCCGTCCGGGTGGAGTCCGACCCGTCGAATATCGATTTTGCGCAGTCTGAGATCGATCTGGCGATCCGCTATGGTGACGGTGCTTGGCCAGGCCTTTCCGCGGAGCTTCTGATGCCGTCGGAATTTACCCCGATGTTGAGCCCTGAATTGTTGGAGCGAGTTGGGCCAGAGCTGTCGCCTGCGGATTTGCCGAATTGGCCGCTCATTGATCCGACGGATCCGTTTTTGGCCGAATGGCTGCGGCAGGCCGGCGTGTCAGCACCAGATTTGTCGTGTCGTGTGGGCAGCCAGCTTGGCTCGCAAGTCACAGAGGCGCGGGCGGCGATGGCCGGGCAGGGCGTGACGATGTTGACGCCGCGATTCTTCCGCTATGAGTTTGAGACGGGTCGGTTGGTGCAGCCCTTCGATTTGGTCGCCAGCGACGGCAAAGGCTATTGGCTGATCTACCCACGGGCCCGGCGCAACGTGCCAAAGATAAGAGCGTTTCGGCGATGGATTTTGGCCGAAGCCGCCGCCGATAATGAGAGAACTGCGGCTGGTCTTTCTGAGTCCTCTCACCACGAAGCGACATGA
- a CDS encoding ribbon-helix-helix domain-containing protein: MNARPRKRSLTLRGHRTSVSLEDAFWQEFQRIATERDMSVNELAAEVDEARGLESGLASAIRVYVLHHVTGR; this comes from the coding sequence ATGAACGCCCGGCCCCGGAAACGATCTTTGACGTTGCGGGGCCACCGCACCTCCGTCTCGTTGGAAGATGCCTTTTGGCAGGAATTCCAACGCATCGCGACGGAGCGCGACATGTCGGTGAATGAACTGGCCGCTGAGGTTGATGAGGCACGGGGACTGGAGAGCGGGCTGGCCTCTGCGATCCGTGTCTATGTGCTCCATCACGTAACCGGACGTTAA
- a CDS encoding type 2 periplasmic-binding domain-containing protein, producing MTQRFLLGTAIALTIALPAFAQDDDLLVFDYSGFEDPAFHQPYVDTHGESPSFVFFGDEDEAFQRLVSGFQTDVTHICAGSVPRWQASGIIEPWNTDQITAFGDLDGSLVGEDIMAGSADLYFLPTDYGSTAVTYNTEQVTAEQVASLPGLHRSGLCRAPVDPGQCR from the coding sequence ATGACCCAACGCTTTCTGCTTGGCACCGCAATCGCGCTGACCATTGCCCTGCCCGCCTTTGCCCAAGACGATGATCTGCTCGTCTTCGACTATTCCGGCTTTGAAGACCCCGCCTTCCACCAGCCTTATGTCGACACCCATGGCGAAAGCCCGTCTTTCGTGTTTTTCGGCGATGAGGATGAAGCGTTTCAGCGCCTGGTCTCTGGGTTCCAAACCGATGTAACCCATATCTGCGCCGGGTCCGTGCCGCGCTGGCAGGCGTCCGGCATTATCGAGCCTTGGAACACCGATCAGATCACGGCATTTGGCGATCTCGATGGCAGCCTCGTGGGCGAAGACATCATGGCGGGATCGGCTGATCTCTACTTCTTGCCGACCGACTATGGCTCCACCGCCGTCACCTACAACACCGAGCAAGTGACCGCCGAGCAGGTCGCCTCGCTTCCAGGTCTTCACCGATCCGGCCTTTGCCGGGCGCCTGTCGATCCCGGACAATGTCGATGA
- the fumC gene encoding class II fumarate hydratase: MTATRTETDSFGPLEVPADKYWGAQTQRSILNFPIGWEKQPVAIVRALGVIKRACAEANKASGKLPGDLADAMIEAAQEVIDGKLDDNFPLVVWQTGSGTQSNMNANEVIANRAIEILGGEIGSKTPVHPNDHCNMGQSSNDTFPTAMHISAAVTAHEVLIPGLEKLHTALEAKVVAFDGIIKIGRTHTQDATPLTLSQEFSGYAHQVAMGIARVNAALGRIYELAQGGTAVGTGLNTSPGWAEEVAGNMARITGLPFVTAPNKFEALAAHDAMVEMSGALKTVAASLFKIANDIRLLGSGPRCGLGELILPENEPGSSIMPGKVNPTQCEALTQVCAHVMGNDAAVGFAGSQGHFELNVYKPMMSYNVLQSMQLLGDASVAFTDNLVDGLDADRTRIDKLMRESLMLVTALAPTIGYDNATKVAKTAHKNGTTLKEEAIKLGFVDEDTFEAVVRPEDMVGPK; the protein is encoded by the coding sequence ATGACCGCAACCCGTACCGAGACTGACAGCTTCGGCCCCCTCGAGGTTCCCGCCGACAAATACTGGGGCGCGCAGACGCAGCGCTCGATCCTGAATTTCCCAATTGGGTGGGAGAAGCAGCCGGTGGCCATCGTCCGCGCCTTGGGCGTGATCAAACGCGCCTGCGCGGAGGCCAATAAGGCCTCCGGCAAGCTGCCTGGCGATCTGGCCGATGCGATGATCGAGGCCGCGCAAGAGGTGATCGACGGCAAGCTCGACGACAATTTCCCCTTGGTGGTTTGGCAGACCGGATCGGGCACGCAGTCGAATATGAATGCCAATGAGGTGATCGCGAACCGAGCGATTGAGATATTGGGCGGCGAGATTGGCTCGAAAACCCCGGTTCACCCGAACGATCATTGCAATATGGGGCAGTCGTCGAATGACACCTTCCCGACCGCGATGCACATTTCGGCGGCGGTTACGGCCCATGAAGTGCTGATCCCTGGCCTGGAAAAACTGCATACCGCGCTTGAGGCGAAAGTTGTGGCCTTTGACGGGATCATCAAGATCGGCCGGACGCATACGCAGGACGCCACGCCGCTCACGCTGAGCCAGGAGTTTTCTGGCTATGCGCATCAGGTCGCCATGGGCATCGCCCGCGTGAATGCAGCACTGGGCCGGATTTACGAACTGGCCCAAGGCGGCACGGCGGTTGGCACCGGCCTCAACACCTCGCCCGGTTGGGCCGAAGAGGTGGCAGGCAATATGGCACGGATCACCGGCCTCCCCTTCGTCACCGCGCCCAACAAATTTGAAGCGCTTGCCGCCCATGATGCGATGGTCGAGATGTCTGGCGCGTTGAAGACCGTCGCCGCCTCGCTGTTCAAAATCGCCAACGATATCCGCCTGCTCGGCTCCGGCCCGCGCTGCGGTTTGGGCGAGTTGATCTTGCCCGAGAACGAGCCGGGCAGTTCGATCATGCCGGGCAAGGTGAACCCCACGCAATGCGAGGCGCTGACCCAGGTTTGCGCCCATGTGATGGGCAATGATGCGGCCGTGGGGTTTGCGGGCAGCCAGGGGCATTTCGAACTGAACGTCTATAAGCCAATGATGTCCTATAACGTCCTGCAAAGTATGCAGCTTTTGGGTGACGCCTCGGTAGCGTTCACCGACAATCTGGTCGACGGGTTGGATGCGGACCGGACCCGGATCGACAAGCTGATGCGCGAAAGCCTGATGCTGGTCACGGCGCTGGCCCCGACGATTGGCTATGACAACGCAACCAAAGTTGCCAAAACGGCGCATAAGAACGGCACCACCCTCAAGGAAGAGGCAATCAAGCTCGGCTTCGTCGATGAAGACACCTTCGAGGCTGTGGTGCGCCCGGAAGACATGGTCGGCCCGAAGTGA
- a CDS encoding DUF1326 domain-containing protein, with protein sequence MALDGGAVGTVPWAIKGELILNCNCTVFCPCVVSLGKHAPTEGYCQAWSGIRIDEGFYGDEDIGGLNVGLLLEIPGLMARGGWKAAAYIDERANEAAYDGLVNIFSGAARGTTGLFKVLVSEFLGAERAPVIFETEGKARRLMVGKKIQGEVVPVGGKEPGEDIVVTNTEYWMGPDITVATATKGRVRAFGRVWDFDGRSAEICQIDWVGPQGKS encoded by the coding sequence ATGGCATTGGATGGCGGAGCGGTCGGCACGGTCCCCTGGGCGATCAAGGGTGAGTTGATCCTGAACTGCAATTGCACGGTGTTTTGCCCCTGCGTGGTGTCGCTTGGCAAACACGCGCCGACGGAAGGCTATTGCCAGGCCTGGTCCGGCATCCGGATCGATGAAGGCTTCTATGGCGATGAGGATATTGGCGGGCTGAATGTCGGCCTTCTGCTGGAGATTCCCGGATTGATGGCACGCGGCGGCTGGAAAGCGGCGGCCTATATCGACGAGCGCGCCAATGAGGCGGCCTATGACGGCTTGGTCAATATTTTCTCGGGCGCGGCGCGGGGCACAACCGGGCTCTTCAAAGTCTTGGTTTCTGAGTTTCTCGGGGCCGAACGCGCCCCGGTGATCTTTGAGACCGAGGGCAAAGCGCGGCGTCTGATGGTCGGCAAGAAGATCCAAGGCGAAGTGGTGCCGGTTGGTGGCAAGGAGCCGGGTGAGGATATCGTGGTGACCAATACCGAGTATTGGATGGGCCCCGACATCACCGTGGCCACCGCCACCAAAGGCCGGGTTCGTGCCTTTGGCCGAGTTTGGGACTTCGACGGTCGCTCTGCCGAGATTTGCCAGATCGATTGGGTTGGACCGCAGGGCAAGTCATGA